A single genomic interval of Scylla paramamosain isolate STU-SP2022 chromosome 12, ASM3559412v1, whole genome shotgun sequence harbors:
- the LOC135105783 gene encoding hsp70-Hsp90 organising protein-like produces MSTKTEVTELREKGNECVRAGNFAEAILHYSHAIKQDSSSPQLYSNRSFAFLKLQQYYHALEDANEAIRLDPTWAKGYFRRGEVEFATGLFDHALESYRRASQLHNDPTLLECVLKANRELTRQQKVDQQTPWVGAGIGLILGVLVVVGDAAVANASILTHPVLQSLVTIVFSLLGLGLGFCYRAYIQNTRKALLERPLDLMDMDSDNSRNGVGVAKEQGSGKGGQEGEERRHHPRYTKARARQRYKKGKS; encoded by the exons GTTACAGAGTtgcgagagaaaggaaatgaatgtgTTCGTGCAGGAAACTTTGCCGAGGCAATACTACATTACTCTCATGCAATCAAGCAGGACAGTTCTTCCCCTCAGCTGTACAGTAATAGATCCTTTGCCTTCCTGAAGCTTCAGCAGTATTATCATGCCCTTGAGGATGCCAATGAAGCAATACGACTTGACCCTACATGGGCAAAA GGCTACTTTCGTCGAGGAGAAGTCGAATTTGCAACTGGCCTCTTTGACCATGCCCTTGAGTCGTACCGACGGGCCTCCCAGTTGCATAATGACCCCACGTTACTGGAGTGTGTGCTGAAGGCTAATAGGGAACTGACTCGCCAGCAAAAG GTTGACCAGCAGACTCCTTGGGTTGGGGCAGGAATAGGTTTGATCTtgggtgtgctggtggtggttggagaTGCAGCTGTAGCAAATGCTTCCATTCTTACG CATCCAGTTCTTCAGTCACTGGTGACTATTGTGTTCTCCTTGCTGGGTCTGGGTCTTGGCTTCTGCTACAGAGCATACATACAGAACACCAGGAAAGCTTTACTAGAACGTCCTCTGGACCTTATGG ATATGGATAGTGATAACTCAAGAAATGGAGTTGGAGTCGCCAAGGAGCAAGGGAGTGGCAAAGGTggacaggaaggggaggagcgCCGCCACCACCCCCGCTACACCAAGGCTCGGGCTCGGCAACGCTATAAGAAGGGCAAGTCATAG